A single region of the Malaclemys terrapin pileata isolate rMalTer1 chromosome 2, rMalTer1.hap1, whole genome shotgun sequence genome encodes:
- the KBTBD2 gene encoding kelch repeat and BTB domain-containing protein 2, with protein sequence MSTQDERQINAEYAVSLLEQLKLFYEQQLLTDIVLIVEGTEFPCHKMVLATCSSYFRAMFMSGLSESKQTHVHLRNVDAATLQIIITYAYTGNLAISDSTVEQLYETACFLQVEDVLQRCREYLIKKINAENCVRLLSFADLFSCEELKQSAKRMVEHKFTAVYHQDAFMQLSHDLLVDILSSDNLNVEKEETVREAAMLWLEYNTESRSQYLSSVLSQIRIDALSEVTQRAWFQGLPPNDKSVVVQGLYKSMPKFFKPRLGMTKEEMMIFIEAAAENPGSLYSSVCYSPQAEKVYKLCNPPADLHKVGTLVTPDNDIYIAGGQVPLKNTKTNHSKTSKLQAAFRTVNCFYWFDAQQNTWFPKTPMLFVRIKPSLVCCEGYIYAIGGDSVGGELNRRTVERYDTEKDEWTMVSPLPCAWQWSTAVAVHNCIYVMAHNLMYCYFPRSDAWIEMAMRQTSRCFASAAAFGDKIFYIGGLHIGSNSGIRLPTSTVDGSSVTVEVYDVNKNEWRMAANIPAKRYSDPCVRAVVISNSLCVFIRETHMNERAKYATYQYDLELDRWSLRQHISERVLWDLGKDFRCTVGKLYPSCLEESPWKPPTYLFSPDGADEFELDGEMVTLPPV encoded by the exons ATGTCTACTCAGGATGAAAGGCAGATCAATGCCGAATATGCTGTATCCTTGCTGGAGCAGTTAAAATTGTTCTATGAACAGCAATTGCTAACTGACATAGTGTTGATTGTTGAGGGCACTGAATTCCCCTGCCATAAGATGGTTCTTGCAACATGCAGCTCTTATTTCAG GGCCATGTTCATGAGTGGGCTAAGTGAAAGTAAACAAACACATGTACATCTGAGGAATGTGGATGCAGCCACTTTACAAATTATAATAACTTATGCATACACGGGTAACTTGGCAATAAGTGACAGCACGGTAGAACAACTTTATGAGACTGCTTGCTTCTTACAG GTAGAAGATGTGTTACAGCGCTGTCgagaatatttaattaaaaaaataaatgcagagaACTGTGTGCGGTTATTAAGTTTTGCTGATCTCTTCAGCTGTGAAGAGTTAAAACAAAGTGCTAAGAGAATGGTAGAGCACAAGTTCACTGCTGTGTACCACCAAGATGCTTTCATGCAACTGTCACATGATCTACTGGTAGATATTTTAAGCAGTGACAACTTAAATGTGGAAAAAGAGGAGACAGTTCGTGAAGCTGCTATGTTATGGCTGGAATACAACACAGAATCACGATCACAGTATTTGTCCTCTGTTCTTAGCCAAATCAGAATTGATGCACTTTCAGAAGTAACACAGCGAGCCTGGTTTCAAGGATTACCACCTAATGATAAATCGGTGGTAGTGCAAGGATTATACAAATCTATGCCCAAATTTTTCAAACCAAGACTTGGTATGACTAAAGAGGAGATGATGATATTCATTGAAGCTGCTGCTGAAAACCCTGGTAGTCTTTACTCTTCTgtctgttacagcccccaggcagaaAAAGTTTACAAGCTTTGCAATCCTCCTGCCGACTTGCATAAGGTTGGAACACTTGTAACTCCTGATAATGATATCTATATAGCAGGTGGGCAAGTTCCTCTGAAAAACACAAAAACCAATCACAGTAAAACTAGCAAACTTCAGGCTGCCTTCAGAACTGTGAATTGCTTTTACTGGTTTGATGCACAGCAAAACACTTGGTTTCCAAAGACTCCAATGCTGTTTGTTCGTATAAAGCCATCCTTGGTCTGCTGTGAAGGATACATCTATGCAATTGGAGGAGATAGCGTAGGTGGAGAACTCAACAGAAGAACGGTAGAAAGATATGATACTGAGAAAGATGAATGGACAATGGTAAGCCCATTGCCTTGTGCGTGGCAGTGGAGTACAGCAGTAGCGGTTCATAACTGCATTTATGTAATGGCCCACAACTTGATGTACTGTTATTTTCCCAGGTCGGATGCTTGGATAGAAATGGCTATGAGACAAACTAGTAGATGCTTTGCTTCTGCTGCCgcttttggtgacaaaatattCTATATTGGAGGATTGCATATTGGCAGCAATTCTGGTATAAGACTCCCAACTAGCACTGTCGATGGGTCTTCCGTAACTGTGGAAGTCTATGATgtgaataaaaatgaatggagAATGGCAGCTAATATCCCTGCCAAGCGGTATTCTGACCCTTGTGTTAGAGCTGTTGTAATCTCCAATTCTTTGTGTGTCTTCATACGAGAAACCCACATGAATGAGAGAGCCAAGTATGCCACCTACCAATATGATCTGGAGCTTGATCGGTGGTCTCTACGACAGCATATATCAGAACGTGTGCTCTGGGACTTAGGAAAAGACTTCCGATGCACTGTAGGAAAGCTGTATCCATCTTGCCTTGAAGAGTCCCCATGGAAACCTCCAACATATCTCTTTTCACCAGATGGGGCTGATGAGTTTGAGCTGGATGGGGAGATGGTTACCTTGCCACCCGTATAG